The DNA region CGTGGGCGTCCAGCACGGAGGAGATGACGATGGCGGCCCGGGGGGCGAGCTCCCGCATCCGCGTGGTGATCTTCCAGCCGTCGGCGCCGGGCAGCAGCAGGTCGATGACGATGATGTCGGGCGCGAAGTCGAGCACCACCTCGAGGCCGGCTTCGCCGGACTCGGTGAGTTCGACGATGCATCCGGCCTTCGTGAAGTGCTTGCCGAGCAGCTCGCGCTGATCGTCGCTGTCATCGACGATCAGAACCCGGTACGGCGATGTCGGGTCGTCGGCCCTCACTGGAAGTACACCTGGCGGATGATGACGACGCCCACCACGATCAGCAGTGCCAGCAGCGCCTGCGGAATGAGGCGTCGCTCGGAGCGCCTGTTGTCGTCGATCTCGCGCTGCAGGGCGCGCTCACCGAGCTCGCTCATCCCATCACCCGTCCAGTCTTCTCGGTCTTGTCCCACACCATGGCGGCTCCGCGAGCCTCCTTGATGTACGAATCGAAGGTTACAGCGCAGAGGATGGGCCCGTAGCCGACGACGTATGTCAGCAGAGGGCTGAGCCACCGTCCAGCGCGAGTCCCGTCGACCACCTTGGTCAGCCACGCCCCGAGCATCGACACCGAAATCCAGATGTAGGTGAACAGGGTCCAGAGGAAGATTCCGGACTCGGTGAAGTGGAAGCCGAACCACGCGGGAACCACCACCTCGAAGAACCCGGGCAGCAGGGCCGAGATCATGATCACGATCGAGATGAGGCCGGGGAACAGGATCGCCTCGCGCCAGCTCGAGCGTCCGGTCACCGGGTCGAGTTGCGACGCCAGAAGCATCGTGTAGATGTAGGTGCACGCCGCCGTGACCCACAGGATGCGGAACACCTCGGAGGCCAGGTTCGATTCCAGCAGCAGGAGACCGATCAGCCCGATCGACGAGAGGATCATCAGCACCGGCAGCAGGAACACGCTGAACCAGAACAGGCCGAAGGAGATGCTGCCGAGATTGTGCTTGCGCGATGGCCGGAACCAGACGTCCTTGTAGCGCTTGGTGAGCTGGACGTTGCCCCGGGCCCAACGCAGGCGCTGCTTCCAGAGAGCGGCGATGGCCAGCGGCTCCTCGGCGAGAACCACGGCGTAGGGCTCGAAGACGACACGCCGACCGGCCAGCTGGGTCTTGAACGTGGTGACGGTGTCCTCGGCCAGCGAACTGGTGTCGATCGCGCCGCCGATGTCGACGAGGTTGAACCTCGAGTGCAACTGGGCGCCGCCGGCCAGGCAGGCCAGCGCACCGAGCACGTTCTGCGCTCGCCGGCTGCCGATCTGCGAGAGGACGTACTCGAAGGCGATGAAGCGGTTGAGGAAGTTCTTCTCGGTGCTGCCCTCGCGGATGTACGCCGTGACGGCGCCGACATCCGGGTCGGCGAGGTGCCGTGTCATGCGCCGGAGCGAATCCGGCAGGTAGATCACGTCGGCGTCCATGATGAGCAGCGCCTCCATCCAGTCCTCGGAGAGCACGTGACGGATGCCGTGGTTCAGCGTGTGGGCCTTGCCCTCACCGCCGACCTCACGACGCAGGTGGAAGACGGCGTCGGGGTACTGCAGTTCTTTCGCCTTGACGACGTCGGGGGTGTCATCCGTCGATGCATCGTCGACGACGTAGATGCGCAGGCGGCCCTCGGGATACTCCAAGGCCATGAGCCTGTCGATCGACGCTCCGATCACGGCGCCCTCGTTCCAGGCTGGAACGATCACCGCGACGTTGGGCAGGTAGGGCGCCGCCTTTCCGTAGTGGTTGCGGAAGGCGTGGAAGGGGATGAGCAGGAACTGGTAGGCCATCATGAGCACCGGCACGATGCCGAGCGCGACGAAGATCACGAGCACCACGACGAGGATCGTCTCGAACAGGTTCGCCCAGTCTCCGGCGGTCATACGCTCTCCCCCGCCGCTGCATCCAGCAGCGCGATGACGCGGTCGTAGCGTCCGACATCCTCGGCGACGTGGCTGTCGGTCGCAGCGACGACCCTCGCACCGGCGGCGCGGGCCGCCCGGATCACACGCGCGCCGGGGCAGGCCCACTTCTCGTTGACCTCGATGCTCGTGCCCGTCGCTGCTGCGGCATCCGCCCACTCCGCGAGCAGGTCGCCGTCGAGGTCGTCCTCGCCGAGGCCGATCTTCGGGAGGATAGAGAACGGATGTGCCAGCTGGCCTCCGGGAGCCAGCTTCATGGCGCCGATGGTGGCGTGCACGAGGGTGGCCAGCGCATCGGTCGTCGAGAGCCCGGAAGCGAGCTCTGCACGCGTGCGCTCGGGTGTCCACGGGCCATCCTGCCCCGGGAACTGGTGATCGGCGATGACGATGCCATCGACCCCGCCGACCCCGATCACGAGGTCGGAGGGAATGTCGAGCGCCCCTGACGAATCGAGGATCTTCGCCTCGACGCCGGTGTGCAGGGTGAGCGAGTCCGGGAGCGAGCGTCGTTCGAGCGCGATGGCGGCGAGGAACTCCGGCACCCAGGTGGTGCTCACCCTCACGTGGTCGATGAGGCGCAGGTGGCGGACACCGCGCTCCACAGCCACGCGGATGTTCTCCGCCATGGTGCTCGTCGCATCGTCGGAGAACTGCGAGTGCACGTGCCAGTCGCCGTTCAACTCCGGATGCGCTGCTGCACTCATGACGATGCGATGATCTCGTCGACCGGAAGGAAGATGTCCTCGAGGAACCGCGTGACCGCGATCTCCTGGAACGGCACGGTCTGCGGCAGTTCACGTCCCAGAGCGAGGTCGACGGCCAAGGAGGGCATGTCGACGCCGGCGGCGACGGTGAGCGGCATCGAACCCGAGAAGCGCGGGTTGATCTCGAGCAGGGCGGGGGTGCCATCGGTGGCGTAGCGCAGCTGCACGTTGGCGACGCCGACGAGGCCGGCAGCACTCGCGCACGCGGCCGCGGTGTCCTCGAGCTCCGCGCGGTGCACAGTGCGTCCCGCCACGGCGACGCCCGAGTCGACGCGGGCGCGGAGGCGTGGCACGGCCGAGATGACGTGGCCGTCGGCACCGAGGATGACGTCGACCGAGAACTCGTCGCCCGGCAGGTTCTCCTGGATGATCTGGGTGGTGTCGCCGGCTGCAGCCTCGAGCTCCGCGCGCGTGTGCACGAGGTGCACACCGCGAGACCCGGCACCGCTGCGCGGCTTGACGATCACGGGGAAGACCCAGTCGTACTCCGCCCCCTCCTGGGTGAGCAGCTCCGTGTGCGGGATGCGCGCCTTCCCCTCGACGGCCTGCATGAGCAGCCACTTGTCGAGGGTCGTGTGCAGTGCTTCCGCCGATGGTGCGGCGAGCTCGGCGCCCAGTTCGGCGCGCCTGTCGGCGAGGCCGGGAAGCTCGGCGTCCACGGTGGAGACGATCACGTCGATCCCGTCATCGGCGACGAGCGCGATGATGGCATCGACGAACTCCGGCGCGAGGCCTGCGGGGATGATGCGACGCCGCTCGGCCGGAACGAGGTAGAGCGCACTCGCCCAGCCATCCATGTCGGCGGCGAAGACCTCGAGGTCGTCCCGCTTCAGCAGCGAACGGATGACCGCCACTCCCGCCGGTCCTCCGGCTCCAGTCACGAGCACTCGTGAGACGGTCACATTTCCTCCCCTGCTCTCGGACTCGACGCCACTGCGCCGGCCGAGGTGTCGATTGATGACGGAGCGCCGATCGCGGCGCTGTCACGGATGATCTCGAGCGGCTCGCTGTAGCGGCCGGTGCCGAAGCGCGACCAGTAGCGGGCGGTGGCGAGAACGAAGTCGGGCTCGAGATAGTCGCGGATGCCGGCCTGCGACGCGAACGCCCGCAGAAGGGCGAGCTTCGTGTCGGTATGGCCGTCGATGGTGACGAAGCGGCTGGGCCGGAACTCGATGGTCGATGACGGTGACTGGAAGCACGCGACGGTCGGGACCTTGCGAGTGGCGATGAGGGCCGCCTCGTGCACGGACCGGTGATCCTGGTGCCGTTCGTTCTTCGTGTGCGTGTAGACGATGCCCGGCGACACCTCGGCGACCACACGCTCGATGATGCCGACGGTCGGATCGGAGTTCGGGATGCGGGTGTCTTCGAGGTCTTCCATGAAGAGCCGCGCTCCGAGGATCTCGGCCGATGCCAGCGACTCGTGCTGGCGGTCGTCTGCTGCGCCTCCGCGTGCGCCGCGGGAGAGTGTGAGGATGACGATCGGGTCGCCAGCAGCGGCGTGGGCGGCGAGCACTCCCCCGACACCGATCTCGACATCATCGGGGTGGGCCCCGATCGCGAGCACAGTGCGCTTCTGCCGAGCCGCCGCCGCATGGCGCGACCGTGCGCCGAGACGGTTGACGGTGTCGACGAGGACGGTGCTCGGCACCGGCTTGGTGAGGAACTCGTCGGCCCGGTCGCGGAGAGCTCGCACCGCGTAGTCGACGGAGGCGTGCGCCGTCATCACGATGACGGGGAGCGATGGGTCGACGGCGCGCGCCTGCTCGAGGATGTCGAGACCGCTGGCGCCGGGGAGTTCGACGTCGGTGACCAGCACGTCCGGCCTGAACTCGCGCACCACATCGATGGCGCCGATACCCGAGTAGAGCACCCGAACGTCGCATCCAGCACGCTTCTCGAGCACGGTGCGGGTGAAGAGCGCAACGTCCTCGTCATCTTCGATAACGAGAACGCGGTAGGGCGCGTCGGTCATCTGGAACTCCGTTCGACATGTCCCACTCTATTGAGAGTGAGCAGCGCTCACCCGCCAACCGGCCGTAACCGACGCGAAAAGGGGTCACGCCTCAGGTCGAGTCGACGCGGGAAGCGCGAGCGCGTCGGCCACCCTCGCCTGCAGATCGGGCACGAGCTCGGACTCGAACCACGGATTGCGTACCAGCCACCCGGTGTTCAGCGGAGACGGGTGCACGATCGGGATTCGTGCGGGGGCGAAAGCGCGCCAGTCCTGGACGGTCTCGGTGAGGGTGGCCCGGCGGTCACTGCCGAGGACGTGACGCTGGGCGTACGAGCCGACCAGCACCGTCAGGGGTGCATCCGCGATCAGGTCCAGGATGCGCGGATGCCACCTCTCCGCGATGCCCCGGCGCGGGGGCAGGTCTCCCGACGGAGCCTTGCCCGGATAGTAGAAGTCCATGGGCACGATGGCGAAGAGCCGCGGATCGATCAGCTGCGCGTGGTCGACGCCGAGCCATCGCGTGAGGCGTTGGCCGCTCGCGTCGTTGAACGGGATGCCGGACTCCTGCGCGATCCGACCTGGCGCCTGGCTCATGATCACGACCCGCGACGACCGCGAACCCGTGAAGAGAGGTCTCCAGCCGCGTGCGGTCAGCTCGAGGTTGGCCGGATCCGCTTCGATCTCGCCGAGGACGGCCTCGAAAGCGTCGTCACGAAGCACGGTCATGGAGCAAGCGTATGTCGGGGGGACCAGCCGATGGAACGAAGAAGTCCCCCGGATCCTGGCGGACCCGAGGGACTCATCTGTTGCGGGGACAGGATTTGAACCTGCGACCTCTGGGTTATGAGCCCAGCGAGCTACCGAACTGCTCCACCCCGCGTCACCGACCGCCGGAGCGGTCAACCTGCGAGATCCAGTTTACGTCAAAGACGGACGCCCACTCGACCACTCGGAACTGTTGACGCGGCGACCGGGGTGCGGAAGTGTCGGAAGAAGTCAGCTGACACCGAGCAAGGGAAGTCAAGAAATGCAGCAGAACGATCCGGCACCGTCGATCGAGTCCGCCCACGAGGCGCTCTCGAGCAGCCTCCCCTTGGGCGACACTGTCGATTTCGACAACGCCGACCGGGGTTTTCTCGGCACCCTCGACGACCCGGCGATCCGCAATGAGGCAGGCGACGTGGTCTGGGATGCGTCGACGTACGACTTCGTCGACGGAGACGCCCCGACCTCGGTCAACCCGAGCCTGTGGCGTCAGTCGAAGCTGGTCTCCAAGCATGGTCTGTACGAGGTCGTCGAAGGCCTCTACCAGGTGCGCGGACTCGACCTGTCTGTCGTCTCGTTCATCGAGGGAGACACCGGCGTGATCGTCGTCGACCCGCTCATCGCCAAGGAGACGGCGGCGGCCGCTCTCGGCCTCTACCGGAAGCACAGGGGCGACCGCCCCATCGTGGCCATGATCCACACCCACAGCCACATCGACCACTTCGGCGGAGTGTTCGGAATGATCTCGCAGGCAGAGGTCGACTCCGGCGCAGTGCCCGTCGTCGCCCCCGAGGGCTACCTCGAGCACGCCATCGCGGAGAACGTCTACGCGGGCACGGCGATGTCCCGGCGCGCCGGATACATGTACGGGGCCGCCCTGGCCCGCGGGCCCCAGGGCCAGGTGGGCGCCGGCCTCGGCCAGACCACCTCGACGGGCCAGCCCGGAATCATCGTTCCCACCCTCCTCGTCGCTGCGACGGGAGAGAAGCACACCTTCGACGGCGTCGAGTTCGAGTTCCAGATGGCTCCGGGTACCGAAGCTCCGTCGGAGATGCACTTCTACATTCCCCGCTACCGCGCGCTCTGCATGGCGGAGAACGCGACCCACACCCTGCACAACCTGCTCACGCTTCGCGGTGCAGTGGTGCGCGACCCGCACGTGTGGTCCCAGTACCTCACCGAGGCCATCGAACGATTCGGCGACAGGGTCGACGTGGTCTTCGCATCGCACCACTGGCCGACCTGGGGACAGGACGAGGTGACGGCATTCCTCGGCATCCAGCGCGACCTCTACGGCTACCTGCACGATCAGACACTGCGGATGCTGAACCAGGGTCTGAACGGCGCCGAGATCGCCGAGGTCATCCAGCTGCCTCCGGCGCTCGAGGCGAACTGGAGCACGCATGGCTACTACGGCTCCGTCTCCCACAACGTCAAGGCCATCTACCAGCGCTACATGGGCTGGTTCGACGGCAACCCGGCGCGGCTCTGGCCGCACCCGCCGAAGCCTCTCGCCGAACGGTACGTCGCCGCCATCGGAGGCACCGACCGCGTCGTCGAACTCGCTCAGGCTGCATACGACACCGGAGACTTCCGCTGGGCCGCAACGCTGCTCGACCACGCCGTGTTCGCCGAGCCAGACAACGATCAGGCCAAGGGCCTGTACGCCGACACTCTGGAACAGCTCGGCTACGGATCCGAGAACGGCACCTGGCGCAACTTCTTCCTCTCGGGTGCCACCGAGCTCCGCGAAGGCAGCTTCGGCACACCGGTCTCCACCAGCGCGCCGGCCATCGTCGCCCAGCTCACTCCGGAGCAGGCCTTCGACGCCATCGCCATCACCATCGACGGACCGAAGGCCTGGGACCTCGATCTCGCGTTCGACATCACGTTCAGCGACCTCGGGCGGAGCTTCCATCTCACCCTGCGGAACGGCGTGTTCATCTACGTCGAGCGTGAGCCCTCCGGCGACGCTCCGCTGCACCTCACACTCACGAAGCAGCGGTTCCTGGCCATGGCCGGAGGAGACACCTCCAGCGAGGGACTCACGATCGAGGGCGACGCGTCGATCCTGTCGACGCTGACGGGTGTGCTCGACCCGGGCGACCCCGGCTTCAACATCGTCGTTCCGTGACGGCGGTGGGGTGCGCTTCGTGCGCACCCCACCGCCCGCCGGCACCCGCGGCGCAGTCGAAAAAAGGCCCCGGATCCTTGCGGATCCGGGGCCTTACTGTTGCGGGGACAGGATTTGAACCTGCGACCTCTGGGTTATGAGCCCAGCGAGCTACCGAACTGCTCCACCCCGCGGCACAAGGAATAACCTATCACGGCTTCGCGCAGACGACGAATCGAGCACCGGAGGACGCGCTTCGGCCGCGGACCGCGTCCGGGCCTCAGCGAGCAGTCCGGGTGCAGACCGGCGGCAGAGGTCAGCGATCCGTTGGAGCAGGATTCGCGGCCACGAGCGAGTACGCCAGCGGCAGCCACTGCTGATCGGCCCACCCGAACATGCCGGACTCCTTCTCGACCAGCACGGGGAACATGCGCCACGGCACCTGCAGGTGCTCCCGGAACATGTCGATGCGCAAGCCGGCCTCGCGAAGCGACGCCATCACCTCGCCGAGCGGATGCATCCACTCCCACGTGCGTGCGTTCTCGAGCACTGCCTCGTCGTCGGCGTAGTCGCCGGGGTCATCGATGATGTCGGGTTCGTCGCTCACGTACGGATAGGCGAACGACGGCATGCCGTCCGCACCTGAGTCGCCATCGAAGACGAAGGCGGTCGGATGCCCGTCGGCGAAGTAGAACCGCCCTCCGGGCTTGACGAACCACGACACGATGCGCGCCCACTCCGCGACATCCGGAAGCCAGCCGATCGTGCCCCACGTGGTGAAGACCAGATCGAACGACTCCGGCTCGGGAAGGATGTGCCTGGCGTCGTAGACGTTCGCCTCGATGAACCGCGCTCGCTCCGTGACACCGAGCTCGGCGGCCATGCGTCTCGCCTCCTGCACTGCCGGGCGGGAGAAGTCGAGGCCGACGACGGTGGCACCGAGGTTCACGAGCGAGAGC from Leifsonia sp. Root1293 includes:
- a CDS encoding response regulator; the protein is MTDAPYRVLVIEDDEDVALFTRTVLEKRAGCDVRVLYSGIGAIDVVREFRPDVLVTDVELPGASGLDILEQARAVDPSLPVIVMTAHASVDYAVRALRDRADEFLTKPVPSTVLVDTVNRLGARSRHAAAARQKRTVLAIGAHPDDVEIGVGGVLAAHAAAGDPIVILTLSRGARGGAADDRQHESLASAEILGARLFMEDLEDTRIPNSDPTVGIIERVVAEVSPGIVYTHTKNERHQDHRSVHEAALIATRKVPTVACFQSPSSTIEFRPSRFVTIDGHTDTKLALLRAFASQAGIRDYLEPDFVLATARYWSRFGTGRYSEPLEIIRDSAAIGAPSSIDTSAGAVASSPRAGEEM
- a CDS encoding response regulator, giving the protein MRADDPTSPYRVLIVDDSDDQRELLGKHFTKAGCIVELTESGEAGLEVVLDFAPDIIVIDLLLPGADGWKITTRMRELAPRAAIVISSVLDAHDYPVADAVLPKPFTGVQVRAVLDRLREEHRVDD
- a CDS encoding PHP domain-containing protein, producing MSAAAHPELNGDWHVHSQFSDDATSTMAENIRVAVERGVRHLRLIDHVRVSTTWVPEFLAAIALERRSLPDSLTLHTGVEAKILDSSGALDIPSDLVIGVGGVDGIVIADHQFPGQDGPWTPERTRAELASGLSTTDALATLVHATIGAMKLAPGGQLAHPFSILPKIGLGEDDLDGDLLAEWADAAAATGTSIEVNEKWACPGARVIRAARAAGARVVAATDSHVAEDVGRYDRVIALLDAAAGESV
- a CDS encoding class I SAM-dependent methyltransferase — protein: MVDLRDGEWLDDNRANWNERVPVHLASEFYDSSALRAGGSVLDPIVAAEIAELFPDGLDGKRVLHLQCHFGSDSLSLVNLGATVVGLDFSRPAVQEARRMAAELGVTERARFIEANVYDARHILPEPESFDLVFTTWGTIGWLPDVAEWARIVSWFVKPGGRFYFADGHPTAFVFDGDSGADGMPSFAYPYVSDEPDIIDDPGDYADDEAVLENARTWEWMHPLGEVMASLREAGLRIDMFREHLQVPWRMFPVLVEKESGMFGWADQQWLPLAYSLVAANPAPTDR
- a CDS encoding ATP-grasp domain-containing protein; the encoded protein is MTVSRVLVTGAGGPAGVAVIRSLLKRDDLEVFAADMDGWASALYLVPAERRRIIPAGLAPEFVDAIIALVADDGIDVIVSTVDAELPGLADRRAELGAELAAPSAEALHTTLDKWLLMQAVEGKARIPHTELLTQEGAEYDWVFPVIVKPRSGAGSRGVHLVHTRAELEAAAGDTTQIIQENLPGDEFSVDVILGADGHVISAVPRLRARVDSGVAVAGRTVHRAELEDTAAACASAAGLVGVANVQLRYATDGTPALLEINPRFSGSMPLTVAAGVDMPSLAVDLALGRELPQTVPFQEIAVTRFLEDIFLPVDEIIASS
- a CDS encoding uracil-DNA glycosylase family protein, which encodes MTVLRDDAFEAVLGEIEADPANLELTARGWRPLFTGSRSSRVVIMSQAPGRIAQESGIPFNDASGQRLTRWLGVDHAQLIDPRLFAIVPMDFYYPGKAPSGDLPPRRGIAERWHPRILDLIADAPLTVLVGSYAQRHVLGSDRRATLTETVQDWRAFAPARIPIVHPSPLNTGWLVRNPWFESELVPDLQARVADALALPASTRPEA
- a CDS encoding alkyl/aryl-sulfatase, producing MQQNDPAPSIESAHEALSSSLPLGDTVDFDNADRGFLGTLDDPAIRNEAGDVVWDASTYDFVDGDAPTSVNPSLWRQSKLVSKHGLYEVVEGLYQVRGLDLSVVSFIEGDTGVIVVDPLIAKETAAAALGLYRKHRGDRPIVAMIHTHSHIDHFGGVFGMISQAEVDSGAVPVVAPEGYLEHAIAENVYAGTAMSRRAGYMYGAALARGPQGQVGAGLGQTTSTGQPGIIVPTLLVAATGEKHTFDGVEFEFQMAPGTEAPSEMHFYIPRYRALCMAENATHTLHNLLTLRGAVVRDPHVWSQYLTEAIERFGDRVDVVFASHHWPTWGQDEVTAFLGIQRDLYGYLHDQTLRMLNQGLNGAEIAEVIQLPPALEANWSTHGYYGSVSHNVKAIYQRYMGWFDGNPARLWPHPPKPLAERYVAAIGGTDRVVELAQAAYDTGDFRWAATLLDHAVFAEPDNDQAKGLYADTLEQLGYGSENGTWRNFFLSGATELREGSFGTPVSTSAPAIVAQLTPEQAFDAIAITIDGPKAWDLDLAFDITFSDLGRSFHLTLRNGVFIYVEREPSGDAPLHLTLTKQRFLAMAGGDTSSEGLTIEGDASILSTLTGVLDPGDPGFNIVVP
- a CDS encoding glycosyltransferase family 2 protein, with the protein product MTAGDWANLFETILVVVLVIFVALGIVPVLMMAYQFLLIPFHAFRNHYGKAAPYLPNVAVIVPAWNEGAVIGASIDRLMALEYPEGRLRIYVVDDASTDDTPDVVKAKELQYPDAVFHLRREVGGEGKAHTLNHGIRHVLSEDWMEALLIMDADVIYLPDSLRRMTRHLADPDVGAVTAYIREGSTEKNFLNRFIAFEYVLSQIGSRRAQNVLGALACLAGGAQLHSRFNLVDIGGAIDTSSLAEDTVTTFKTQLAGRRVVFEPYAVVLAEEPLAIAALWKQRLRWARGNVQLTKRYKDVWFRPSRKHNLGSISFGLFWFSVFLLPVLMILSSIGLIGLLLLESNLASEVFRILWVTAACTYIYTMLLASQLDPVTGRSSWREAILFPGLISIVIMISALLPGFFEVVVPAWFGFHFTESGIFLWTLFTYIWISVSMLGAWLTKVVDGTRAGRWLSPLLTYVVGYGPILCAVTFDSYIKEARGAAMVWDKTEKTGRVMG